The stretch of DNA ATCATTATCATAAAAATAAAGACCAGTAACTGCATAATTTGATTTAGGTTTTTGTGGTTTTTCTTCTATTGATAAGGCATTATAATTATTATCTATCTCTACTATTCCAAAACGCTCAGGGTCATGAACCTTATAAGCAAACACAATAGCACCGTCTTCTAATTTTGCACTTTTTTCTAATATATGTGAAAAGCTTTGACCAAAAAATATATTATCACCTAATATCATAGAAACATTATCTTTTCCTATAAAACTTTCTCCAATAATAAAAGCTTCCGCAAGACCGTTAGGTGCCTTTTGTACAGCATATTCAATATTACATCCCCACTGACTTCCGTCTTTTAATAATTTTTTAAAAAGAGGAGTATCTTGTTCTGTAGATATTACAAGTATATCTCTTATTCCTGATAGCATTAAAACAGATAATGGATAATATACCATAGGTTTATCATATATTGGCAAAAGTTGTTTTGATATAACATTTGTCATAGGATAAAGCCTTGTTCCGCTTCCTCCTGCTAATACTATTCCTTTCATAATAAAATAGCCTCTAATTAAAATTATTTATTTTTATAAGCGTTAAAGAAATTATTTAAACTATGCTCATACTCATATATTTTAGCATATTTTCTAATTTTTTCTATAGATAATACACTATATTTAGGTCTTTGAGCTTTTGTTGGATATTCTTCTGTAGTGCATGGATTGATTGCACAATCATTATCTATGACATTATATTTTTTTCCTATTTTGTATATGCTGTTAGCAAAATCATACCAAGAAATATTTCCTTCATTAGTATAATGATAAAGTCCATAGTTATTTTGATTAATGAAATTTAAAACTGCTTCAGAAACATCTTGAGTAAAAGTAGGAGAACCAAATTGATCATTAACCACTTTTATGCTTTCTTTAGTATTCATAAGCTTAATCATAGTTTTTACAAAATTATTTCCATTAATTCCATATAACCAAGAAACTCTTATAACAGTAGATTGATTGTAAGACAAAGCGTAGTTTTCACCTTCTAATTTACTTTTACCATAAATATTAATAGGATTAGTTTTATCTTCTTCTGTATATGGTTTTGTATTTTGTCCGTCAAATACATAATCAGTAGAAAAATGAATTAAATCTGCTTTTATCTTAGATGCTATTTCTGTAATGTTTTTTACACCTTCTCCATTTATTTTGAAGCAAATATCTTTTTCATCTTCTGCTAAATCTACTTTTGTATATGCTGAACAATTTATTATAGTTTTTATATTTTTATTTTTTGAAAAATTATTAAGTATATCAATATTAGTAACATCTATATCGGAAGCTGTTGCAATATATTCTATATTATTTTTATTGAATGTATCAAGTATATCTTGAGCGAGCATTCCATTTTTACCAATTATCCAAATCATAAAAATTATTCTCCAATCCAATTTCCATCTAATGAGAAATATTTTTTATTTTTATCAAATGTAGGTAATTTTAAATCTTTATCAGATACTAATACATCTTTAATATCACAAGTCCAATCTATATTAATATTTTTATCATTATAAATTATTCCGCCTTCTTCTTCAGGGTGATAAAAGTCAGAACATTTATAAGCAAAAACAGCTGATTCACTTAAAACAATAAATCCATGAGCAAAGCCTTTAGGAATGAAAAACTGTTTTTTATTTTCTTCTGTCAATAATACTCCGTAATATCTTCCAAAAGTTGGAGAATTATTCCTCAAATCTACTGCAACATCAAATACTTCGCCTTCTAATACTCTTACTAATTTAGCTTGACAATATTTCTTCTGATAATGAAGCCCTCTCAATACATTTTTTGTAGATTTTGATTGATTATCTTGAACAAATTTTTCTTTAATTCCAGCTTCAAAAAAATCTTTTTCACTGTAAGTTTCTAGAAAATAACCCCTATTATCCCCAAAAACGCGAGGTTCTGCTATGAAAAGGCCTTCTATATCTAATTTTTTAAAAGTAAATGGCATGTATATATCCTATAAATTATTATATAATTATAACTATATAGTATAATATCTATAAAGTAAAGTGACTATTATGAATTTGATTATTAACTATATTTGATTAATGAGTTTTAATAATCCATTTAAACTATCATCAGCTTCAGAGGTATTTATTCTAATATCATATTCTTTTCTTTTTTCTTTTATGTATTTATAAATAATATTTAATTTTTTAGGTATACCTCCAGATAAAAGTATACTTGTATTCTTTAGATTAAAAGTATCAATTATATTAAGGTATTGTTCAATATATGATCTTAATAATGAAGATAAATAATTATTTATATTAAAATTGTATTCTGTTATATTATTGATACAGCCTCCATTTTTAAAATTGTATGCACTATCAAATACAGCTAGATCAATATTTATATCAGAATTTATTAAATCTTTTACTGTGAATTTAGATAATAAATCCCATACTGAAATCTTGCTGTTTCCAATTTTAATACATTCATCTATAAATCCAGTATAACAGTTTAAAGCTCTTCCTGATGGGATATGTGTAATTATAGATAAATTTAAGTTATTAAAATATGGTCTTTGTTCCATTAAAGCTTCAATATTAAGAGTATCTATTTTTGCAATTTGACTTCCTGTTCCCATATTTAATATAATATCGTTTTCTGTAATATTAGCACCAT from Brachyspira pilosicoli encodes:
- the rfbA gene encoding glucose-1-phosphate thymidylyltransferase RfbA; the encoded protein is MKGIVLAGGSGTRLYPMTNVISKQLLPIYDKPMVYYPLSVLMLSGIRDILVISTEQDTPLFKKLLKDGSQWGCNIEYAVQKAPNGLAEAFIIGESFIGKDNVSMILGDNIFFGQSFSHILEKSAKLEDGAIVFAYKVHDPERFGIVEIDNNYNALSIEEKPQKPKSNYAVTGLYFYDNDVVNISKNIKPSARGELEITDVNKVYLENKKLKVEVLGRGFAWLDTGTRDSLLQASQFVSAIENIEGMQIACLEEIAYNNRWIDASKIEETASKLKNSEYGKYLQSLIK
- the rfbD gene encoding dTDP-4-dehydrorhamnose reductase; translated protein: MIWIIGKNGMLAQDILDTFNKNNIEYIATASDIDVTNIDILNNFSKNKNIKTIINCSAYTKVDLAEDEKDICFKINGEGVKNITEIASKIKADLIHFSTDYVFDGQNTKPYTEEDKTNPINIYGKSKLEGENYALSYNQSTVIRVSWLYGINGNNFVKTMIKLMNTKESIKVVNDQFGSPTFTQDVSEAVLNFINQNNYGLYHYTNEGNISWYDFANSIYKIGKKYNVIDNDCAINPCTTEEYPTKAQRPKYSVLSIEKIRKYAKIYEYEHSLNNFFNAYKNK
- the rfbC gene encoding dTDP-4-dehydrorhamnose 3,5-epimerase, whose protein sequence is MPFTFKKLDIEGLFIAEPRVFGDNRGYFLETYSEKDFFEAGIKEKFVQDNQSKSTKNVLRGLHYQKKYCQAKLVRVLEGEVFDVAVDLRNNSPTFGRYYGVLLTEENKKQFFIPKGFAHGFIVLSESAVFAYKCSDFYHPEEEGGIIYNDKNINIDWTCDIKDVLVSDKDLKLPTFDKNKKYFSLDGNWIGE